The Bacillus sp. F19 DNA segment TTTATTCCCTGAGTTAACGGATCATTTTTTGGCAAAGGCTCACTTTTGGCTTCATAATATCGGACTGCCGCTAATGATGATTGGCCTTGTATTTACTGTTTCGGGAACGAACAGACTCTTGCTGCTTACAATCATCGGATCATTCGCAACGGTGATCGGCCTTTTATTTTTTGTGTATAATGTTTTGGTGAATTTAAAGTAGAAAAAGAAGAAGGAAGCATTCTGGAATGCTTCCTTTTCAGTTAAGCTATTGTAATTTAAAAATTTTGCTCGTTTGATGGCAAGCAGATCGCCTAACTCCATGGTCCAAAAAAGTCAGACCCGGACTTTTCTGTCGAATCCTTATCTGCCTTTTGGAGCGGGCCTTTGCGCTTGCACTTATCTTAATTCTTATAGGTGAATTCCTGATATTTGCCGGTACCACTGCACTGCAGGCACTTTTTCGCAAGGGGAATGAAGGGATTCGTTCTGATTTTGCCTGCTCCGCTGCAATGTCTGCAAATGACGACTAGTGCCATCTACATGTCCTCCTCTCAAAATAGAAAAGCTGACTTCTGCTTCTATTTTGGGGATAAAACGGTGTTTTTATACTTTTTTTGCAGATCCATCAAGCCATTCTTCTCTAAGCATGCACATCTTGATGGAGTCGTAATAGGAACCTTTGTAATATCTGCACTTGCGGATTCTGCCTTCCTCTCTCATACCTGTTTTTTCAGCCGCTCTGATCATTCTTGTATTTCCTGACCAGGTTGTTAAACCGATTCGAATCAGCTTATATTTATCGAACAAATGCTGAATCCAAAGCTTCAAGGCTTCCGTGCCGTCACCTCTATGCCAATTAGCCGGCTGATAAATAACAATGCCAACTTCAAGCCAGTTTGATGGCTGATGTTCCCAGTAGCAGGTTACTCCCGGTAGGTACAATGACAAGAAAAATTTTGAAAAACAAAAAAAGAAAGAAATGAAAGATCCGAATCCGAACAAGCTCTACATAGAAGTAGAGCAGCAGTTAATCGTCATGAAAGGGGGCATCCATTTTTTCCATTCAGGCTCTGTCTGTCCATTTATAAACTCCCATAATAATGGGATATCCTCAGGTTTTAATCTTCTCAATGTCACTTTTTTCTCATGAAGCATCCTATAACCAACTCCTTTATTAAGATTTTCTGTATCTTTTAATGGATTCCTTTTCCTTAATAGTTATTATTTGTGAAGAGTGAAGGAAACCATTTCTTTTTCCCTAAACTGATTGAATTCTCTTTAAAGCATCAGGAATAAAAGATTTCTTCAACCATAAGTAGGGTGCTATGAAACTAGATTTACAAAACTGACATTCAGTCTTAACAATCATATTAAATAGGCTTAAACTGCTCTTTTCAATCATGAATTATATTGAAGATGAAGGAAAAAAACACATTGGAGAAGAAATTTGGAAATGAGAAAAACTGTCATTGGACTATTTCTTGTTATGATGGGACTGGTTTAATTGAGGGACAGGCTCCCGGGAAAGCTGGGTATCCTGAAACAGGAGATCATGTCAGGGACGCGATTGCTGCCGGGCATTCCGATGTGTGTACGATTGAACTTAATGGAGCAGAGGAGTGTAGGGAAGAGAGCCTTGCCGGAATCCCTACT contains these protein-coding regions:
- a CDS encoding cbb3-type cytochrome c oxidase subunit I, whose amino-acid sequence is MGIKTIKISVLYLALGLLLSLYMSIADDYTLTPVHVHINLLGWTTLTIAGILYYLFPELTDHFLAKAHFWLHNIGLPLMMIGLVFTVSGTNRLLLLTIIGSFATVIGLLFFVYNVLVNLK
- a CDS encoding GNAT family N-acetyltransferase, with protein sequence MSLYLPGVTCYWEHQPSNWLEVGIVIYQPANWHRGDGTEALKLWIQHLFDKYKLIRIGLTTWSGNTRMIRAAEKTGMREEGRIRKCRYYKGSYYDSIKMCMLREEWLDGSAKKV